From Cataglyphis hispanica isolate Lineage 1 chromosome 3, ULB_Chis1_1.0, whole genome shotgun sequence, a single genomic window includes:
- the LOC126859434 gene encoding uncharacterized protein LOC126859434 encodes MRRRLWTLLAVLTCVSGEYLMGGHLDNNAGFRRSGKIENSSTERKTRLDDLDLDLVAEESAVGVTAVAPTGDNDGDVPRYHIPYPFAFNGGKPFSLEKDPITGKIDFEKAPPVKALNYTDHYRKSEDKESEDDDRGDDEKDAYLERKKNKDNEDVSPNEINTYANFHDFLNLPVHYSSDKYGNDKYPLISSSYANTKVQSGTNSYSTYNHRPYHLENDLYVRPIKNSYASITKTSTHKTTTIDDKATSPPTITTSVPIMTTNSSRTMLSTSTKAPAVTTWKPTNTPIAFHSIDRTEVENEKNLLPIEKLHASGHAESHRNPSNVPMRTPNGGTIMEKTQTSPLHKDHSNLDNFVLSHAKPETKPAENEEYKDSYDTYELPDGESEGDGDSEGDSDGNSEENDYFLPFKDLLKEITSVSSTTISPTASTTIATTTATATTTTTVTASSARTTTTAAPTVMPSRSVSSTSSVLREDALANSQPQFPMMPQHPVVSTSLNSDRRQSITERHDDIISHGYRPSPMSIKLEPNRIGAGTVIESTSNIVIPPDQDTVSFVLGNRQSVEGGYYSVGTAVGENLYGSLSDADSALWPLHNDPHGPIKGVKHEHSPAYSVTELPSPDRVTQKWWPPSPLKTSNEIEPIKSQSPLVAIASAVIQDTKNQSKEKDSGYVIFPNDETKDKNATTTEERIVIVNEADGSIRELITPKTTTLTTTIATMTTNKTKLNVSATIGGNLPQLAEDLIPPAESPRPPSYYYNYQYDISRPDHSRLPQRSPLPPPPLRIKPHSVPPLDAGLRKRPYSPDTKLPNILPQFRPNAKASHGHRGPDAIGTIPAGQGPSSTRIRQPLPSHSSTSRRPLPPPSPSYLQRLNPPPPPIHAVRLAFVPTSNVDNIALPHEIESTIRTRLRPPHVAPPISRVGLEESAKLFAHGQAGKNSESRKEDHGKSEIVGERGNEERYPEEPPMTPPRPPLFPKRRTADPPRVATLQMIQHHGELVGENGENDENNENVENDEIDEPMESILSHEAERRKSDNHDPTEIPEQPVYVVYPVNTAVNIHPDDSNEKDGSVVVGTRGPHRPLPPDTLLQNNPAEEAHTVYNGRPLVALDFPYPLERPDPTSVFPATSMKETPLLIPSKQRQQQQTSATEQEKNGKDEHLDAVNVIPYLQDFLPTSNRKKNDATISVTLHRTGSIATASTSTSTSTPIAYVYTPTHAPYSIHRLDEDVDDDEDHADANVDVKQTVLLPSQQPSSSSSSAPAPQNFMAPFFASMSAETPSKNGWSVVVVEPPAGAERRSDSNGGESSKVVSSEIETQTEKNEFDADNFKPQLFGGFKPIYEFPMEDAVRDVAGTNTEIDTPRHSTKLLSVPDKG; translated from the coding sequence ATGCGGAGACGCTTATGGACGCTCCTCGCTGTTCTGACATGTGTGTCGGGCGAGTATCTGATGGGCGGCCACCTGGACAACAATGCTGGATTCCGACGATCCGGCAAGATCGAGAATTCTTCCACGGAGCGTAAGACGCGTTTAGATGACCTTGACCTGGATCTCGTGGCGGAGGAGAGTGCCGTTGGCGTTACCGCTGTCGCTCCAACCGGTGACAACGACGGCGACGTTCCACGTTACCATATTCCGTATCCTTTCGCCTTCAACGGAGGTAAGCCGTTCTCGTTGGAGAAAGATCCGATAACTGGTAAGATCGACTTCGAGAAGGCACCGCCTGTCAAAGCCCTCAATTACACCGATCATTATCGCAAGAGTGAGGATAAAGAGAGCGAGGATGATGATAGAGGCGATGACGAGAAGGACGCGTATCTGGAACGTAAAAAGAACAAGGACAACGAAGATGTCAGTCCGAACGAGATCAACACGTATGCTAATTTTCACGATTTCCTCAATCTGCCGGTTCACTACTCCTCGGACAAGTACGGGAACGACAAGTATCCATTAATCTCGAGCTCATACGCGAATACGAAGGTGCAGAGTGGCACCAATAGCTACAGCACATACAATCACAGACCTTATCATCTCGAGAATGATCTGTACGTACGTCCCATTAAGAATTCTTATGCGTCGATAACGAAAACAAGTACGCACAAGACCACGACTATCGATGATAAAGCGACGAGTCCACCGACAATCACGACTTCCGTACCGATCATGACTACGAACTCGTCGCGAACAATGCTTTCTACTTCGACCAAAGCACCTGCTGTAACCACGTGGAAACCGACCAATACTCCGATCGCGTTTCACTCGATCGATCGCACGGAGGTGGAAAACGAGAAGAATCTTCTGCCGATCGAAAAACTGCACGCTTCCGGTCACGCGGAATCTCATCGAAATCCGAGCAACGTCCCGATGCGAACTCCAAACGGTGGTACAATAATGGAGAAGACGCAAACTTCCCCGCTTCACAAAGATCATTCGAATCTCGATAATTTTGTGCTGTCTCATGCAAAACCTGAAACGAAACCGGCGgaaaatgaagaatataaagaTTCTTATGACACTTACGAGTTGCCGGACGGTGAGAGCGAGGGCGACGGTGACAGTGAAGGTGACAGCGATGGCAACAGCGAAGAAAATGATTACTTTTTACCATTCAAAGATTTATTGAAGGAGATCACGTCAGTATCTTCCACAACTATTTCTCCAACAGCATCGACCACAATCGCCaccaccaccgccaccgccactaCCACGACGACGGTTACCGCATCATCGGCAAGAACTACGACGACGGCCGCTCCCACGGTCATGCCTTCGCGATCCGTATCTTCGACGTCGTCCGTGCTTCGAGAAGATGCATTGGCAAACAGTCAGCCTCAATTCCCAATGATGCCGCAACATCCGGTCGTCTCCACATCCTTGAACAGTGATCGAAGGCAGAGTATTACAGAGCGTCACGATGATATAATCAGTCACGGATATAGACCAAGCCCAATGTCGATCAAGCTGGAACCGAACAGAATAGGAGCGGGGACCGTGATAGAGAGTACGAGCAACATTGTGATTCCGCCGGATCAGGATACCGTGTCTTTTGTTCTCGGTAATCGTCAAAGCGTCGAAGGTGGTTACTATTCGGTCGGGACAGCCGTTGGAGAGAATCTTTACGGCAGTTTGTCCGACGCCGACTCCGCACTCTGGCCGCTTCACAACGATCCGCACGGTCCAATAAAGGGTGTTAAACATGAGCATTCACCAGCTTATTCCGTCACTGAATTACCGAGTCCCGATCGCGTCACGCAAAAATGGTGGCCACCTAGTCCCTTAAAAACCAGTAACGAAATTGAGCCGATAAAGTCTCAGAGTCCTCTTGTCGCTATTGCAAGCGCAGTAATTCAAGATACAAAGAATcaaagcaaagaaaaagattccGGCTACGTCATTTTTCCGAATGATGAAACGAAGGACAAGAATGCGACAACGACGGAGGAGCGTATCGTAATCGTAAATGAAGCGGATGGTAGCATTCGTGAGTTAATTACCCCCAAGACGACGACGTTAACAACGACAATAGCGACAATGACAACGAATAAAACGAAGCTCAATGTTTCGGCAACGATTGGCGGAAACTTGCCACAGCTCGCCGAGGACTTGATACCTCCTGCGGAAAGTCCTAGGCCACCATCATACTACTATAATTATCAGTACGATATATCAAGACCGGATCATTCGAGATTACCGCAGAGATCACCTCTGCCGCCGCCACCACTTCGTATCAAACCGCACTCGGTACCCCCGTTGGACGCGGGCCTTAGGAAACGTCCATATTCGCCAGACACGAAGCTGCCTAATATTCTGCCCCAATTTCGACCTAACGCGAAAGCGTCACATGGTCATCGCGGTCCGGACGCGATAGGAACGATACCGGCCGGGCAAGGTCCGTCAAGTACGAGAATCAGACAGCCGTTGCCGAGTCATTCGTCCACCTCACGAAGACCTCTTCCCCCGCCATCGCCCTCGTATCTTCAACGTTTGAatccaccgccgccgccgatcCATGCGGTTAGATTAGCTTTCGTGCCGACATCCAATGTGGATAACATTGCTCTGCCGCATGAGATAGAATCGACGATACGAACGAGACTTCGTCCTCCGCACGTGGCACCACCAATCTCACGCGTAGGTTTGGAGGAGAGCGCGAAGTTGTTTGCTCACGGTCAGGCAGGCAAGAATAGTGAGAGTAGGAAAGAAGACCATGGTAAGAGCGAAATTGTAGGCGAACGAGGAAACGAAGAAAGATACCCGGAAGAACCGCCGATGACACCACCAAGACCGCCTCTGTTCCCGAAACGGCGAACGGCAGATCCTCCGCGCGTCGCAACTCTGCAAATGATACAACATCACGGTGAATTGGTCGGTGAGAACGGCGAGAATGATGAGAACAACGAGAACGTCGAGAACGACGAGATTGATGAACCAATGGAATCTATACTCTCGCACGAAGCGGAACGTAGAAAATCCGATAATCACGATCCAACGGAAATACCCGAGCAACCTGTCTACGTTGTATATCCGGTCAACACTGCTGTCAATATACATCCGGACGACTCCAATGAGAAGGATGGGAGTGTCGTCGTGGGTACGCGAGGCCCTCACCGACCGCTACCACCCGACACTTTGCTTCAGAACAATCCAGCGGAGGAGGCACATACCGTCTACAACGGTAGACCTTTGGTTGCCTTAGATTTTCCATATCCTCTGGAACGGCCCGATCCGACGTCCGTTTTTCCTGCCACTAGTATGAAAGAAACGCCGCTATTGATACCCAGCAAACAGCGGCAACAGCAGCAAACTTCCGCAACCGAACAAGAGAAGAATGGAAAGGACGAGCACCTGGATGCGGTAAACGTTATCCCGTATTTGCAGGATTTTCTGCCGACTTCCAATCGAAAGAAGAACGACGCGACAATTTCCGTGACGTTGCATCGCACTGGATCGATCGCAACTGCGTCGACCTCAACATCGACATCGACACCAATCGCTTACGTTTACACGCCGACCCACGCTCCATATTCGATTCATCGTCTCGATGAGGACGTCGATGATGATGAGGACCATGCGGACGCGAATGTCGACGTGAAGCAAACAGTATTACTACCGTCTCAACAGCCATCGAGCTCTTCTAGCTCGGCACCGGCGCCGCAAAATTTTATGGCTCCTTTTTTCGCCAGTATGAGCGCCGAGACGCCTAGCAAAAACGGCTGGAGCGTCGTTGTCGTCGAGCCACCTGCGGGGGCGGAAAGGAGGTCTGACAGCAATGGCGGCGAATCGTCGAAGGTTGTCAGCTCGGAGATCGAAACGCAAACCGAGAAGAATGAGTTTGACGCTGATAATTTTAAGCCGCAACTTTTCGGTGGATTTAAACCGATCTATGAGTTTCCTATGGAGGATGCGGTGCGAGATGTCGCCGGCACAAATACTGAAATAGACACTCCCAGGCATTCCACGAAATTGTTGTCCGTACCTGATAaaggataa
- the LOC126859445 gene encoding protein CREG1 translates to MMLRITSVIVFCVLLSEAHKFSDAQVNLNKYWKEFQEFLKWKRTKQLNEYSVDFLTHAIGFDDRESQRTNNRAIQDLPPKDQIALVARYVVNQADWAAVATISTRKDIETFPVANLISIGDGPIGNGTGEPYMYLTPLDYTAQDLAKDHRATILVSLAQGNYCKDKQWDPMDPRCARVLLSGKIVAVKNDTTEHETAKQLFFGRHPKLQNMPADHGFFFAKLKIFAIALLNNFGGPKYISVEDYFNPPLTNRG, encoded by the exons ATGATGCTGCGAATCACGAGTGTCATCGTTTTTTGCGTTTTATTAAGCGAGGCGCATAAGTTCAGCGATGCGCAAGTGAATCTCAATAAATATTGGAAGGAATTTCaagaatttcttaaatggaagaGAACAAAGCAACTGAACGAATATAGTGTTGACTTTCTGACGCATGCGATCGGATTCGATGATCGAGAATCTCAAAGGACTAATAACAGAGCCATACAAGATCTACCACCGAAAGATCAAATAGCTTTAGTGGCGAGATACGTCGTTAATCAAGCTG ATTGGGCAGCCGTAGCGACAATAAGCACGCGAAAGGATATTGAAACGTTTCCCGTTGCGAATTTAATCTCTATCGGCGATGGACCTATTGGAAATGGCACTGGAGAGCCGTATATGTATCTCACTCCTCTTGACTACACCGCTCAAGATCTTGCC AAGGATCACCGCGCAACTATCCTAGTATCATTAGCACAAGGAAACTATTGCAAAGATAAACAATGGGATCCAATGGACCCGCGATGTGCTAGAGTTCTATTAAGTGGAAAAATTGTAGCA GTGAAAAACGATACTACAGAACATGAGACagcaaaacaattatttttcggtCGTCATccgaaattgcaaaatatgccCGCAG atcatGGATTCTTTTTtgccaaattaaaaatatttgcgatcGCTTTGTTGAACAACTTTGGTGgaccaaaatatatttccgtagaagattattttaatccgCCGTTGACTAATCGCGGATAA
- the LOC126859446 gene encoding H/ACA ribonucleoprotein complex subunit 1 has product MSFRGRGGGFRGAGGFRGGRGGGGFNRGRGGRFDKGRGYDQGPPETVTPLGHYQWPVEDMIVVKGEIEQVPFFNAPIYMANKQQIGKIDEIFGNIRDYYVSVKLENTKASSFEKDTELYIDPAKLLPLQRFLPRPPGEQKRGGGGGRVMKRGAGGRRGGGGGRGGRGGGGSGGGFGNRGGFGNGGRFRGHGGGGGGFNRNSSGGGGRGGGRGRW; this is encoded by the exons ATGTCTTTCCGAGGACGCGGTGGTGGTTTTAGAGGAGCCGGCGGTTTTAGAGGTGGCCGAGGTGGTGGAGGATTTAATAGAGGACGCGGTGGCCGTTTCGATAAAGGCAGAGG ATATGATCAAGGACCTCCAGAAACAGTAACGCCATTAGGACATTATCAATGGCCTGTAGAAGATATGATAGTTGTTAAAGGAGAAATTGAACAGGTGCCATTTTTTAATGCACCAATTTATATGGCAAATAAACaacaaattggaaaaatagATGAAATATTTGGTAATATTCGTGACTATTATGTATCTGTTAAGTTAGAAAATACAAAGGCCTCCAGTTTTGAGAAAGATACTGAG ttatatattgATCCAGCAAAGCTATTACCTCTCCAAAGGTTTTTACCAAGACCTCCTGGAGAACAGAAAAGAGGTGGCGGTGGTGGTCGAGTTATGAAAAGAGGTGCTGGAGgaaggagaggaggaggaggaggtagAGGTGgcagaggaggaggaggaagcggCGGTGGCTTTGGTAATAGAGGTGGCTTTGGCAATGGTGGAAGATTTAGAGGTCATGGAGGAGGAGGTGGTGGATTTAATCGTAATAGTTCAGGTGGAGGAGGGcgtggaggaggaagaggaagatggTAG
- the LOC126859437 gene encoding la-related protein 7 encodes MVMEEQGSDMELASENIPVPQVQELKVDTIKRNNKSSASHGKPRLRKKALHASILKQMEFYFSDANLSKDRFLSELLKINPYVDLDVFIHFNKLRELTMDTNRIAKALQKSTILKVSEDGTKVCRITPINKKENVDECTVYVQNLPPDADHDWLISIFSKFGLVEYVSIPRYKSNRKIKGFAFVEFDTPNSAQECLKAFRKKGCVLPYNTAPHEVLSISTFDETNQNEYSIPTYNINYKISKSEDIEKEKASKHESKNSDNIPDNEMIIEDNDKQNLRKRKLISEKSFTIDESAGNIKVKKKRKETEDHSIIDQEIKKEKASKDETEDNDKTCDNETDVANNDNKQSIKKRKLASEKIFVIDDNIKGDITENSGTENQENPNKNISHNKITEKKKKRLTIEDTNIVEDVSGEVKKESHKLMTKSNKNKGTRSVYLNISDDGKVTNNEADENLHSEKHSMTKDSGIMNSDIEETSVDEKKKKKNRKKRSKIQEDDICNALGLHVMAKPDWKRLRNKYLELQRAKMQLLKGHLKKSENTIGKKWYYDTVGDNYKFKNEKDNANISETEKSVYGRINYTPGIIVKVEMDEPCTDPQSFKMEFRDNNYVKYIDVTHGSCEAYIRCDTAEAAQSFVQKNYEGKCLTILKDDEEKSYWDKIARDREEKLNRKGNVKQRGRDKLLKRAEKKLGKCIKFDQD; translated from the exons atgGTGATGGAAGAACAAGGATCAGATATGGAACTAGCCTCGGAAAATATTCCAGTTCCTCAAGTACAAGAACTAAAAGTTGATACAATTAAACGAAACAATAAATCAAGTGCTTCACATGGTAAACCAAGACTAAGAAAGAAAGCATTACATGCATCAATACTTAAGCAAATGGAGTTTTATTTCAGTGATGCAAATTTGAGTAAGGATCGTTTTTTGTCAGAACTGTTGAAAATAAATCCTT ATGTAGATCTTgatgtatttatacattttaacaaattgCGCGAGCTAACTATGGATACAAATAGAATAGCTAAGGCTCTGCAGAAATCAACTATATTAAAAGTGTCGGAAGATGGTACAAAGGTCTGTCGAATAACACCAATTAACAAGAAGGAAAATGTAGATGAATGTACagtttatgtacaaaatttacCTCCAGATGCTGATCATGATTggttaatatctattttttctaaatttggaTTGGTAGAGTATGTCTCAATTCCTCGTTACAAGagcaatagaaaaattaaaggatTTGCATTTGTAGAATTTGATACACCAAATAGTGCCCAAGAATGTCTTAAG GCGTTTCGAAAAAAGGGATGTGTTTTACCATACAATACAGCCCCTCATGAAGTGTTAAGTATAAGTACTTTTGATGAGACTAATCAAAATGAGTATTCAATTccaacatataatataaattacaagatATCAAAATCGgaagatattgaaaaagaaaaggcaTCAAAACATGAAAGTAAAAACAGTGATAATATTCCTGATAATGAAATGATTATAGAGGATAATGATAAACAAAatctaagaaaaagaaaacttatttcagaaaaatcgTTTACTATAGATGAAAGTGCaggaaatattaaagttaagaaaaaaagaaaagaaactgaGGATCATAGCATAATAGATcaagagattaaaaaagaaaaagcctCAAAAGATGAAACTGAAGATAACGATAAAACATGTGACAATGAAACTGATGTagctaataatgataataaacaaagtataaaaaagaggaaacttgcttctgaaaaaatatttgtcatagaTGACAACATCAAAGGTGATATCACTGAAAACAGTGGTAcagaaaatcaagaaaatccaaataaaaatattagtcataataaaattacggaaaagaaaaaaaaaagactcaCAATAGAGGATACTAATATTGTGGAAGATGTTAGTGGAGAAGTGAAAAAAGAATCGCATAAATTAATGactaaatcaaataaaaataaaggaacAAGATCTGTGTATCTAAATATAAGTGATGATGGTAAAGTCACAAATAATGAGGCGGATGAAAATTTACATAGTGAAAAACATTCCATGACAAAAGATAGTGGAATAATGAATAGTGATATCGAAGAAACTAGTgttgatgaaaaaaagaaaaagaaaaatcggaaAAAGAGGAGCAAAATTCAGGAAGATGATATTTGTAATGCGCTAGGACTACATGTGATGGCCAAACCAGATTGGAAACGTcttagaaacaaatatttagaattacaAAGAgctaaaatgcaattattgaaAGGACATTTGAAGAAAAGTGAAAATACAATAGGAAAGAAATGGTATTATGATACAGTtggagataattataaattcaaaaatgaaaaggaTAATGCAAACATTAGTGAGACAGAAAAGTCAGTTTATGGACGTATCAATTATACACCAGGGATTATAGTAAAAGTTGAAATGGATGAGCCTTGCACAGATCCACAGAGTTTCAAG aTGGAGTTTAGAGATAACaattatgtgaaatatatagatgtaaCACATGGTTCCTGTGAAGCTTACATAAGGTGTGACACAGCGGAAGCTGCACAATCATTTGTGCAAAAGAATTATGAAGGAAAATGCTTGACAATTTTAAaag ATGATGAAGAAAAATCATACTGGGATAAAATAGCGCGTGATCGAGAAGAAAAACTGAATAGAAAAGGAAACGTTAAGCAAAGAGGACGtgataaattgttgaaaagaGCAGAGAAAAAACTTGGAAagtgtataaaatttgatcaagATTGA
- the LOC126859447 gene encoding TM2 domain-containing protein CG10795, whose protein sequence is MFHSAGFLSGLLILLPMIALCDGANQTYEIDCNNLRMGQYICPHPNYDFIDLNTQQPRGCTKENKAKVLCLVADGLICTETKNNTFKKDIPCKWTNGYSFETSLLLSIFLGMFGADRFYLGYPALGLLKLSTLGFLFLGQFADVILIATQIVGPADGSHYVMPYYGAGINIVTSNNFTYRVPQYDY, encoded by the exons ATGTTCCATTCGGCGGGATTTCTTAGCGGGCTGCTCATCCTCCTGCCGATGATCGCGCTGTGCGATGGCGCGAACCAGACGTATGAGAttgattgcaataatttacgaATGGGACAATACATCTGTCCCCATCCCAATTACGACTTCATAGACCTCAATACGCAACAGCCACGCGGATGCACTAAGGAGAACAAGGCCAAAG TGTTATGTCTAGTTGCTGATGGTCTCATCTGTACAGAGacgaaaaataatactttcaaAAAGGATATACCCTGCAAATGGAC AAATGGATATTCTTTTGAGACATCATTATTGCTGTCGATATTTCTTGGTATGTTTGGCGCAGATCGATTTTACCTTGGATATCCTGCCTTGGGCTTACTCAAGTTGAGCACACTGGGGTTCCTTTTTCTTGGTCAATTTGCTGATGTAATATTGATAGCTACACAAATTGTAGGACCAGCAGATGGTTCGCATTATGTGATGCCATATTATGGTGCTGGAATTAACATTGTGACAAGCAACAATTTTACGTACAGAGTGCCACAATACGATTATTAA